The following are encoded together in the Selenihalanaerobacter shriftii genome:
- the purN gene encoding phosphoribosylglycinamide formyltransferase, with product MAKRLRLGVLVSGRGTNLQSIINSIEADRLNAKIEIIISDNLDAKALERAKKHGIKGVSIIPGDFNSKQEYEEKMITILEEHGVELVAMAGFITILSSHFIEYYRNRLMNIHPSLLPAFPGLDAQRQAFKHGVKVTGCTVHFAYEGMDTGPIILQEAVQVLEDDTVASLSRRILAEEHQIYPKAIQLFADRRLKVEGRKVEIL from the coding sequence ATGGCTAAAAGACTGAGATTAGGGGTTTTAGTTTCCGGACGTGGAACTAATTTGCAGTCTATAATTAATAGTATTGAGGCAGATAGATTGAATGCTAAGATTGAAATTATAATTAGTGACAATCTTGATGCTAAGGCTTTAGAAAGAGCTAAAAAGCATGGAATAAAAGGAGTTTCTATAATCCCAGGTGATTTTAATAGTAAGCAAGAGTATGAAGAAAAGATGATTACAATATTAGAAGAGCATGGAGTAGAATTAGTAGCTATGGCAGGTTTTATAACAATTTTAAGTTCTCATTTTATAGAATATTATCGTAATCGTTTGATGAATATCCATCCGTCTTTATTACCAGCTTTTCCGGGGTTGGATGCACAACGCCAAGCATTTAAGCATGGAGTGAAAGTAACAGGCTGTACTGTTCATTTCGCTTATGAAGGGATGGACACCGGACCAATTATTCTACAAGAAGCAGTTCAAGTTTTAGAAGATGATACAGTAGCTAGTCTTTCTCGGCGAATATTAGCAGAGGAACATCAAATATATCCTAAAGCTATTCAACTTTTTGCTGATAGAAGATTAAAAGTTGAAGGAAGAAAAGTGGAGATTCTATAA
- the purM gene encoding phosphoribosylformylglycinamidine cyclo-ligase, producing the protein MGVSYEEAGVNIAAGEEAVDKITKDVESTFGKEVLTGLGSFGALFAPNLNGYEEPILVAGTDGVGTKLKVAFMMDKHDTIGIDLVAMSVNDIIVQGAKPLFFLDYLAIDNLIPKKAEEIVKGISKGCKEAGAALIGGEMAEMPGFYNQNEYDLAGFAVGVVDKKKLITGQEIKPGDKVIGLSSNGIHSNGYSLARKVLFDMADYDVDAEIKELDRKLGEELLQPTKIYVKPILELMKEFNLKGIAHITGGGLIENLPRILPTGTKAVIDSEEWPTPSIFDIIKDKGNIEAKEMYRTFNMGIGMAIVVPKMDADNILNKLEDIGEDAYLIGEIQKGDKNVDLNL; encoded by the coding sequence ATGGGAGTATCTTATGAAGAGGCTGGAGTTAATATTGCTGCTGGAGAAGAAGCAGTAGATAAAATAACAAAAGATGTGGAATCAACCTTTGGGAAAGAGGTTTTGACCGGTTTAGGAAGTTTTGGGGCACTTTTTGCTCCTAATTTGAATGGTTATGAAGAGCCGATTTTGGTAGCCGGTACAGATGGAGTAGGAACTAAATTAAAAGTAGCTTTTATGATGGATAAACACGATACTATTGGAATAGATTTAGTAGCTATGTCCGTTAATGATATTATAGTGCAAGGTGCTAAGCCTTTATTTTTCTTAGATTATTTGGCAATTGATAATTTAATTCCTAAAAAGGCAGAAGAAATTGTAAAAGGAATTAGTAAAGGTTGCAAAGAAGCGGGAGCTGCTTTAATTGGGGGAGAAATGGCTGAGATGCCAGGATTTTATAATCAGAATGAGTATGATTTAGCTGGTTTCGCTGTAGGTGTCGTAGATAAGAAAAAATTAATTACAGGTCAAGAAATAAAGCCTGGTGATAAAGTAATCGGGTTATCTTCAAATGGCATTCATAGTAATGGCTACTCTTTAGCAAGAAAAGTATTATTTGATATGGCAGATTATGATGTAGATGCTGAAATTAAAGAGCTAGATAGAAAGCTAGGAGAGGAACTGTTACAACCGACTAAGATTTATGTAAAACCAATATTAGAATTAATGAAAGAATTTAATTTAAAAGGTATTGCTCATATTACCGGTGGTGGATTAATAGAGAATCTACCTAGAATTCTACCAACAGGAACTAAAGCAGTAATTGATTCAGAAGAATGGCCTACACCATCTATTTTTGATATAATTAAGGATAAAGGTAATATCGAAGCTAAAGAAATGTATCGAACTTTTAATATGGGAATAGGTATGGCGATTGTAGTTCCTAAAATGGATGCTGATAATATTTTAAATAAATTAGAAGATATAGGTGAAGATGCTTATTTAATCGGCGAGATACAAAAAGGTGATAAGAATGTTGATTTGAATTTGTAG
- the purH gene encoding bifunctional phosphoribosylaminoimidazolecarboxamide formyltransferase/IMP cyclohydrolase, producing the protein MSKVRYALISVSNKDGIVEFAEQLDELGINIISTGGTGRKLKEAGIEVIDITKVTNYPEMMDGRVKTLHPAVHGGILAVRDNKEHMKEIKEEGIKPIELIIVNLYPFAETIAKDDVDFTEAIENIDIGGPTMIRSAAKNHQDVGVVVNPNDYNKILDELKNNDLRLNSEVKLELAYKAFKHTAEYDHLIQDYLSDFVEKDSGLSPVIRERYEKVDDLRYGENPHQKAAFYCETETTEPSITTAKQLHGKSLSFNNINDTNGALELVKEFTERPAVAVIKHANPCGIATAETLAKAYEEAYAGDPTSAYGSIVALNREVDETTAKEIAGPEKFVEAVIAPKFSEEALKVLKERWENVRLLETGDLFIDQNTKEKDMKKVVGGLLVQDRDIVQLDESEVEVVTEREPTDQELKDMLFSWKVVKHVKSNAIVMAKDEQVVGVGAGQMSRVDAMIIAGRKAGDRKVEAVVASDAFFPFKDAIESAAEAGIKAIIQPGGSIRDEEVIAAANENNIAMVFTGRRHFKH; encoded by the coding sequence ATGTCAAAAGTAAGATATGCCCTAATTAGCGTGTCAAATAAGGATGGAATAGTAGAATTTGCTGAGCAATTAGATGAGTTAGGTATTAATATTATTTCTACTGGAGGAACTGGCAGAAAGTTAAAAGAGGCAGGCATTGAAGTAATAGATATTACTAAAGTAACTAATTACCCAGAAATGATGGATGGTAGGGTAAAAACACTTCATCCCGCAGTACATGGTGGAATTTTAGCAGTTAGAGATAATAAAGAACATATGAAAGAGATTAAAGAGGAAGGCATTAAGCCTATAGAGTTAATTATAGTTAACTTGTATCCTTTTGCTGAAACTATTGCTAAAGATGATGTGGATTTTACTGAAGCAATTGAAAATATTGATATTGGTGGTCCAACTATGATTCGATCAGCTGCTAAGAACCATCAAGATGTAGGAGTAGTAGTTAATCCGAATGATTATAATAAGATTTTAGATGAATTGAAGAATAATGATCTAAGGTTAAATTCAGAAGTAAAATTAGAATTAGCTTATAAAGCTTTTAAGCATACTGCAGAGTATGATCACTTAATTCAAGACTATTTATCCGATTTTGTTGAAAAAGATTCAGGACTATCTCCTGTTATTAGAGAAAGGTATGAGAAAGTTGATGATTTAAGATATGGTGAAAATCCACATCAAAAAGCAGCTTTCTACTGTGAAACAGAGACTACAGAGCCTTCAATAACTACTGCTAAACAATTACATGGTAAATCCTTATCATTCAATAATATCAATGACACCAATGGTGCATTAGAATTGGTAAAGGAATTTACAGAAAGGCCAGCAGTAGCAGTAATTAAACATGCTAATCCATGTGGAATCGCTACAGCTGAAACATTGGCAAAAGCTTATGAAGAAGCATATGCAGGTGATCCTACTTCTGCTTATGGAAGCATTGTAGCCTTAAATAGAGAAGTAGATGAAACAACAGCCAAAGAAATAGCAGGACCTGAAAAGTTTGTAGAGGCTGTCATTGCTCCAAAATTTAGTGAAGAAGCATTAAAGGTATTAAAAGAACGATGGGAAAATGTACGGTTATTAGAAACAGGAGATTTATTTATAGATCAGAATACTAAAGAAAAAGATATGAAAAAAGTAGTTGGGGGATTATTGGTACAAGATAGAGATATAGTTCAACTTGATGAGTCAGAAGTCGAAGTAGTAACTGAAAGAGAGCCTACTGATCAAGAATTAAAAGATATGTTATTCAGTTGGAAAGTAGTTAAGCATGTAAAGTCTAACGCTATAGTAATGGCTAAAGATGAACAAGTTGTTGGAGTTGGAGCTGGACAGATGAGTCGAGTCGATGCCATGATTATTGCTGGACGTAAAGCTGGAGATAGAAAAGTGGAAGCAGTAGTAGCATCAGATGCTTTCTTTCCATTTAAAGATGCTATTGAAAGTGCAGCAGAAGCTGGAATTAAAGCTATTATTCAGCCAGGTGGTTCCATTAGAGATGAAGAAGTAATAGCAGCAGCAAATGAAAATAATATAGCTATGGTCTTCACTGGTAGAAGACATTTTAAACATTAA